The DNA region ATACGAGAGAATCCAGTAAAGAACAACATCAAGTGAGAACGCAGTTCTTCTTTGCGATTTGCCGGCAAAATTACTGGCGAAGCATCGAAGGAGTCATTCTTGTGAAACTCAATTCTATTAAATCCCCCGATTGCAGCAGAGATTTGATCCTGTGATCCTACATTTTCCCCAATCACGTTTTGCTCTACATGGATAGCATCAGCCGCCAGTTTTTCCTGACTGACCATCTTTCCTTGCATTCCATATAGCGCATGTAATAAACCAACAGTAAACGAAGAGCTAGAACCCAAGCCAGAGCGGGCGGGAAGGTCGCCATCATGGTGAATCTCCAAGCCATCGTCTACATTCATCCATTGCAAAATGGCGCGTACCGCAGGGTGTTGAATCGCATCGATTGTCTGGACATTTTCAATTTGCGAATAAACAATACGGTGTTTGTGTTCAAAGAAAGGAGGGAGCCGTCTGCACGAAATATAGCAATATTTATTGATGGAGGTTGCCAAAACAGAGCCGCCATGCTCTCTATACCAGGCAGGATAATCACTCCCACCTCCAAAAAACGAAATTCTGAAGGGCGTTCTGGTAATAATCATATTAACGTTTCTCAAACACAATGAAATTTATCGCCAAATTGACAACGCAAATTTTTATCCGCCGCGCGCAGAAAACTCAGTGAAATTCAGAGTCTCAAATCTGACTCCTGAGCAGTCAGAACGTATTTCAGATCATACAAAACTGAATTGGGCTTACCAAGTGCACGGATTGCAGCAGCCCCCATGCTTTTGAACTGATAATGAGATACGGCCAAAACGATGGCATCGTAGCTACCGGAATGCGGCTCAGGAATTGGCGAGATGTTGTATTCGTGCCGGGCCTCATCAACGGACACCCAGGGATCGTAGACTTCCACAACACAGTTGTAGTCTTTAAGTTCAGCAACGATATCGACCACACGCGTGTTACGTAAATCCGGACAGTTCTCTTTGAATGAGAGTCCCATGATCAATACCTTGGCACCCTCTACTTGGATACGCTTCTTGATCATTGATTTGACCAGCTGAGCCGCCACATAGGCACCCATGCTGTCATTCAGACGCCGGCCGGCCAGAATAATTTCTGGATGGTAACCAATAGCTTGTGCTTTATGAGTTAAATAATAAGGATCGACACCAATACAGTGACCACCAACCAAACCTGGGCGGAAAGGAAGAAAGTTCCACTTGCTCCCAGCTGCCTTTAGCACAGCTTCCGTATCGATATCCATTTTATTAAAAATCAGGGCCAGTTCATTCACGAGGGCGATATTGAGATCACGCTGAGTGTTTTCAATAACTTTGGCAGCCTCGGCCACTTTGATACTTTCAGCTTTATGTGTACCGACTGTAATAATTTCGTTATATAAAGCATCGATCAAGTCTGCAATTTCAGGCGTTGAGCCAGACGTGATTTTTTTAATAGTTGTGACGCGGTGTTCTTTGTCACCAGGATTAATTCGTTCTGGGCTATAGCCGCAGTAGAAATCTTGATTCAGCTTCAACCCAGAAAACTTTTCAAGAACAGGGGCACAGTCCTCTTCAGTACACCCAGGATAGACTGTAGACTCATAAATAACGATGTCTCCCTTTGCAAGTACCTTCCCGACAGTTTCGCTAGCCTTGATCAAAGGAGTTAGGTCTGGCCGCTTGTATTCGTCAATGGGAGTAGGGACCGTTATGATGTAACAGTTACATGCACGAAGATCATCGATTTCTGCGGTATAAGTGAGGAGTTTTGCTGCTGCTAGCTCATCCGACGTAGTTTCCAGAGTATAATCCGAGCCACATTTCAGATCATTAATACGCCGCTGGTTGATGTCGAACCCTACAACGGAGCGTTTCCGACCAAACTCTACTGCCAAGGGCAACCCAACATAACCAAGTCCAACAACAGCAAGCTTAACATCTTGTAGATGCATCAAGTTTTACCCCGAAACGAAAATTCAATGGAAACAATGCTGTCCGCCCAAAAGCGGTGGTAAACCCCGCCAAATTATCCAATAATAATCAATAAACTACTAAACTGATGAAAAAGCCGTGACACCGACACACATCTCATTTCATGAGTGCATAGCGCTGTCGAACAGAGTCTAACAGATGCACTTACAGAACAAAAATTTTAGCCTAATGTACTACAATATGAGGAAGGCGTGGACTGTCTTTTCCGAAGCTAGAAGACGATAAGATATATAACGTTCAAAACGACAAACACCCAAATTCGTTTGAAACACAAATAAGACTGTATCGAACTCCACGGATGACAGATGCGTGGGGGGGATTCTATGATCATCCGTCACCGCTCAACAACATGAGCAGTCTCTCTACCTGATGAATCTATCGAAGGATACTTAATCAGAGGGGAGCCTTGTTGTCACCCTCCCCTCCCTGTCAAAATCAATTCACCTCCCCAGCCACCCCAAAATCCCCTCCGCCGCCTCCCGGCCCTCAAACACCGCACGCACGACCAGATCGGCCCCGCGCACCATGTCCCCGCCGGCGAAGATCTTTGGATTGGCGGTCTGGTACTTAAACTCGCCACGTGACGACACCACCGTCCGGCCACGACCATCCACCTTGACACCTTGTGCCTCAAACCAGGAGGCCGCCTCGGCCTGGAAGCCGAAGGCAATCAGCACGTGGTCACATTCGAGGATCTCTTCCGAGCCGGGCACGATCTCGGCATTGCGCCGCCCCTTGGCATCCGGCTCGCCCAGGCGGGTTTCAGCCAGTTTTACCCGCAAGCTGCCGTCTGCAGCACGCTCAATGCCCAGCGGTTGCCGTTGCCAGAGGAACTCGACACCTTCTTCCTTGGCGTTGGCCACTTCACGGCGCGAGCCCGGCATGTTGGCTTCGTCTCGACGATAAGCACAGATCACACTCTCCGCGCCCTGGCGGATGGCAGTCCGGTTGCAGTCCATCGCCGTGTCACCACCACCCAGCACCACCACACGCTTGCCCTGCATATTGAGCGGCGCCTCGCCGGCCGGCAGGGTGCCCATGCTCTGGCGCACGTTGTTGATCAGGTAGGGCAAGGCCTCCAGCACGCCCGGCAGATCCTCGCCGGGGAAGCCGCCCTTCATATACTGATAGGCGCCCATGCCCATGAACACCGCATCGTACTCTTGCAGCAGCGGCTCAATCTTGATGTCACGGCCGATTTCGGTGTTCAGGCAAAACTCGACACCCATGCCCTCCATGATCTCGCGCCGGCGGCGTACCACGGCCTTTTCCAGCTTGAACTCCGGAATACCGAAGGTCAGCAGGCCGCCAATTTCTTCATAGCGGTCAAACACCACCGGCCGCACCCCATTGCGCACCAGCACATCGGCACAGGCCAGGCCGGCCGGGCCGGCGCCAATGATGGCCACTTTCTTATTGCAGAAGGAGACGCGACTCATGTCCGGTCGCCAGCCGGCCTTGAAGGCCTCGTCGGTAATGTACTTCTCCACCGAACCGATGGTGACGGCCCCGAAGCCGCCCTGGTTCAGCGTGCAGGCGCCTTCACACAGACGGTCCTGCGGGCAGACGCGTCCGCAGATTTCCGGCAGCGAGTTGGTCTTGTGCGACAGCTCGGCCGCATCGAACAGACGCCCCTGCTTGACCAGCTCCAGCCAGTTGGGAATGTAGTTGTGTACCGGACACTCCCATTCGCAATACGGATTACCACAGGACAGGCAGCGCCCGGCCTGCTCGCCGGCATCTTCCCGGTTCAGCGGCTGGTAAATTTCCTTGAACTCGATCTTGCGGACTTCGGCGTCCACCTTCTCGCCCGGATTGCGTGCGAGATTCATAAATTGGAATACGTCACCCATGATTCACCTCATCAATCTTTCAGCAGGCTGTCGAGCTTGGCCGCCTTGGGCTTCACCAGCCAGAAGTCATCCACGTAGTCGTCAAAGTCCTGCAGCATCTTGCGCCCCATCTCCGAACCGGTCAGTTCGACGTGGCGGGCAAGCTTCTCCAGCAGGAAGGCACGGTAGGTGCCCATGGCTTCGCCGTTGATCAGGTGAATGTCGATCAGTTCGTTGTTGTAGCGGTAGGCGAACTTCTCCGTCGGGTCGTAGACGAAGGCAAAGCCGCCGGTCATGCCGGCACCGAAGTTATAGCCGGCCTCGCCCAGCACGATGACACAACCACCGGTCATGTACTCGCAGCAATGGTCGCCGGCACCTTCGATCACCGCCAGCGCCCCCGAGTTGCGCACGCCGAAGCGCTCGCCGGCCACGCCGGCCGCGTACAGCTGGCCACCGGTGGCGCCATACAGGCAGGTATTGCCGATGATGATCGATTCATGCGCCACATAGGCAGCGTTTTTGGGCGGGTAGATCACCACCCGGCCACCGGCCATGCCCTTGCCGACGTAGTCGTTGGCGTCGCCTTCCAGCTCCAGATGCAGGCCGGGGGCGTTCCACACACCAAAGCTCTGGCCGGCGGAGCCGGTGAACTTTACCGTCAGGCAGCCATCCGGCAAGCCGGCGGCACCATGCTTGCGGGCGATCTCACCCGACAGGCGCGCCCCCATGGAGCGGTTGACGTTGTCGATCGGGAATTCGAGACGCAGCATCTGACGTTGCTCGATGGCCGGTGCCGCGGCACGCAGCACCTCCTCCGCCAGCTCGCCCTTGTCGAAGGAGGGATTAGAGGCTTCGGTACAGTAACGCGGCACATCGGCCGGGATACTGCCCTGACTCAGCAGCGCACCAAGCTGCAGCTTCTGCTGTCGGGCGGTTTCACCGGGCAGCAGTTCCAGCAGATCGAAGCGGCCGATCAGGTCTTCCATGCGGGTCACACCGAGGCGGGCCATCCATTCACGGGTTTCACGCGCCACGAACAGGAAGTAGTTCATCACCCGCTCAGGCAGGCCGGTGAAGTACTTCGAACGCAGCTTGAGTTCCTGGGTAGCGACACCGGTCGCGCAGTTGTTGAGGTGGCAGATGCGCAGATATTTGCAGCCCAGGGCAATCATCGGGCCGGTCCCGAAGCCGAAGCTTTCGGCGCCCATGATGGCAGCCTTGACCACGTCCAGACCGGTCTTCAGGCCACCGTCGGTCTGCACGCGCACCCGGCCGCGCAGGCCATTGGCGCGCAGCACCTGCTGGGCTTCGGTCAGGCCCAGTTCCCAGGGCGAACCGGCGTACTTGACCGAGGTCAGCGGCGAGGCGCCAGTCCCACCGTCGTAACCGGAGATGGTGATCAGATCGGCATAGGCCTTGGCCACCCCGGCGGCCACGGTGCCGACCCCCGGCTCGGCCACCAGCTTGACCGACACCAGCGCCTGCGGATTGACCTGTTTCAGGTCAAAAATCAGCTGGGCCAGGTCTTCGATCGAGTAGATGTCGTGATGCGGCGGCGGCGAGATCAGGCTGATTCCCGGCTTGGAGCAGCGCAGACGGGCGATCAGCGGCGAGACCTTGTCGCCCGGCAGCTGGCCGCCTTCACCCGGCTTGGCACCCTGCGCCACTTTGATCTGCAGCACGTCAGCATTGACCAGGTAGTGCGGGGTCACGCCAAAGCGGCCCGAGGCCACCTGCTTGATGCGCGACATCTTCTCGGTGCCGTAGCGCTCAGGGTCTTCGCCGCCTTCGCCGGAGTTGGAGCGACCGCCGAGGCGGTTCATGGCAATGGCCAGCGCCTCATGGGCCTCGGGTGACAGCGCACCCAGTGACATACCGGCCGAGTCGAAGCGCTTGAGCAGGCTTTCCACCGGTTCAACGTCGTCAAGGCTGACCGGCTGATCGGCCAGCTTCAGTTGCATCAAATCGCGGAACATGGCCGCCGGCCGCTGGTTGACCAGTTCGGCATAGCGCAGATAGGCGTTGTAGTCGTCGTTCTGCACGGCCTCCTGCAGGGTCATCACCACGTCCGGGTTGTAGGCGTGATATTCCTCGCCATGCACGTACTTGAGCAGACCACCCTGCTTGATATCGCGCAGCGGATTGAAAGCCTGACGGGCCAGCTTTTTCTGGTCGTCGGCAAAGTCGGCGAAATCGGCACCGCCAATGCGGCTGACCGTGCCCTTCATGCACAGGGCGATCACTTCGTCGTTCAGGCCGACGGCTTCGAACAGCTGGGCGCCGCGGTAGGAGGCGATGGTGGAAATCCCCATCTTGGACAGCACCTTGAGCAAGCCCTTGTTGATGCCGCGCCGATAGTGCTGCAGCGCCTCGTTGACCTTGAGCTGCAGGTCGCCGCGATGCACCAGGTCGATGATCGACTGGTAGGCCAGATAGGGGTAGACCGCCGTGGCACCGAAGCCGATCAGACAGGCCATCTGGTGCGCGTCACGCACCGTGGCGGTCTCGACCACGATATTGGTCTTGCAGCGCAGGCCACTGTCGATCAGGGCATGGTGTACCGCACCGGTGGCAAACAGGGCATGGATCGGCAAGCGCTGCGGAGTAATGTGGCGGTCGGACAGCACCACGATCACCGTCCCTTCGCGCACGGCCTCGACCACGTGCTGGGCCAGTTGCTCGATGGCGGTTTTGAGATCGGTCTCGGCCGGGTCGTAGCACAGATCGAACGAGGTCGCCTTGAGATAGGGCTCGGGGCGGGTGGTAACACGCTGGAACTTCTCGTGCGACAGCACTGGCGAGCGGACTTCCAGTCGCTTGGCGTGCTCGGCGCTCTCGTCGAACATATTGCGCTCGGGACCGAACACCGAATTGAGCGACATCACCACGGCTTCGCGGATCGGGTCGATCGGCGGATTGGTCACCTGGGCGAATTGCTGGCGCAGGTAGTCAAAGGGCGAACGCACCTGGCCGGACAGGACCGCCATCGGGGTATCGTCGCCCATCGAGCCGACCGGTTCCTGGGCATCATCGGCCAGCACGCGCAGGATCTGGTCTCGCTCTTCGCGTGTCAGGTTGTACAGTTTCTGGAAGGTGGCGAGCTCATCAGCCGGCATCGGCTCCAGCGTGGAGTCGTCGTCAATCGACAATTCAAGATACTTGGCATTGTCCTTGATCCACTGGCGATAGGGCTTGGCACTCTTGAGCTGGGCGTCGATCTCTTCCGGCATCAGCAGTTCGCCGGTTTGCAGATCGGCCGCAAACAGCTGGCCGGGCTTGACACGCCCCTTGCGAACCACGTCTTCCGGCTTGTAGTCCCAGACACCGACTTCGGAGGCAATGGTCAGGATGTTGTCGCGGGTCAGCACCCAGCGTGCCGGACGCAGGCCATTACGGTCGAGAATACAGGCGGCATAGCGGCCATCGGTCAGCACGATGCCGGCCGGACCGTCCCAGGGCTCCATATGCATGGAGTTGAATTCGTAGAAGGCGCGCAGATCCTTGTCGGTGCTGTCGCCATTCTGCCAGGCCGGCGGCACCAACAGACGCAGGGCACGGAACAGGCCGATCCCCCCCATCAGCAGGCCTTCCAGCATATTGTCCAGACTCATCGAGTCCGAACCGTCGGTCTGCACGATCGGACGCACCTGTTCCATGTCGAGGTGGGGCGAAGCCATGATGCGTTCGCGTGCCCGGGCCCAGTTGCGATTGCCCTGTACGGTATTGATTTCGCCGTTGTGCGCCAGATAGCGGAAAGGCTGTGCCAGCTTCCACTGCGGCCAGGTATTGGTCGAGAAGCGCTGGTGGAACACCGCCAGGCTGGATTCGAAACGCTCGTCCTGCAGGTCGAGGAAGAAGCGGGTCAGATTGTCCGGTGTCACCAGCCCCTTGTAAGACAGGGTGTGCGGCGACAGGGTCGGAATGTAGAAATAGCTGTCTTGTGCCTTGTTGGCCTTTTCGGCCTGCCGGCGTGCCATGTACAAACGGCGCTGGAAGGTGAGCTCGTCCATGCCGAAGGGGCAGTTGACGAACACCTGACCGATGGACGGCAGGGTTTGCAGGGCATACTCACCACAGGCGGCGGGATCGACCGGCACCTGGCGCAGGCCGGCGTACTCCAGTTCCTGGCCCTCGATGGCGCCACGCAGGGCGGCGATGCTGGCCAGCCCCTGCGCCGTGTCCGGATGATGGAACACCAGGCCGGCGGCATACACCGCCTTGAGGGTGATGCCCTCTGCCGCGGCCACCTCGCGCAGGAAGCCATCCGGCTTCTTGAACAGCAGGCCACAGCCGTCACCGGATTTGCCATCGGCGGCCACGGCACCGCGGTGCGTCAGTTTGGCCAGTGATTCAATGGCGGTCTTGACGATCCAGTGGCTGGGTTTGTCATCCAGCTGGGTGATCAGGCCGAAACCGCAACTGTCCTGTTCAAAGTCGGGTTGGTATAAAGTACCCTCCAGCCAACGTTGTCTGTCCATGGTGATTGCCCCGTTATTATCCAGATGTAATGACATCGATTCTAAGTGCAACATTTGACCGTCGCAACACATTATTTGTGCGGTGCATTAATTATTTAAAATCATTTAGCTAAGCCCTGGTTTGGCGCATTTTTTGCATGGCATTCGCACAAAATTTGGCCATATTTCCACCTGAACTTACGCTAAAGTTAAATCATAAAAACATTGCATACTCATGCAGATAGCATCAGGCTACGGGGCAGTTCGCTGTCAGACTTGAATATTGTTTAACAATTCGCCAATTTCATGACTCATCCGCCGAGCACCGAGACCGACCAACGTTCGATTCGCCTGCTGGCCGACCAGGCTTTTGCCCGCTCGGCCGGTGCGCCTTTAATCAATGGCAATCAGGTTGAGTTGCTGTTCGACAGCACGCAGAACTTCCCCGCCTGGCTGCAGGCCATCGAGTCGGCCAGCGAGTCGATCCTGATCGAGATGTATTTGTTCGCGGATGACGACTATGGCCGGCGCGTGCGTTCGGCGCTGATCGACAAAGCGATGAACGGCGTGGCGGTGTATCTGCTCTACGATGCACTGGGCTGCTGGCGCGAGCATTGGCGCGGTTTTTTCAAGCCACTGCGTCTGGCCGGCGCCCAGGTGCGCGCCTATAACCCGATCAATCCGCTGCGCGGACTGGGTTTGCTGGGGCGCAATCATCGCAAGCTGATCGTGGTCGACCGTCAGCTGGCCTTTGTTTCCGGCCTGTGCATCAGCTCACGCTGGGAGGGAGATGCCCGGCGCCACCTGCAGCCCTGGCGCGACACTGGCGTGGCGCTCAGGGGACCGGTGGTGGATGAGGCCGTCGCCGCCTTTGCCGACAGCTGGGTCAGCTGTGGCCCCGCCCTTCAGCTTCCCCCGCTCCCCCCTGCGCCCATCGCGCACCAGCCGGCACCGGTTGCCGTGCGCCTGATCGCCACCACCCCCAGCACGGCACACATGATGCGGCTGGACCTGCTGATCACCAGCTTCGCACGCAAGACGCTGTGGCTGACTGATGCCTACTTCATGGGCACCAGCCTGTATCTGTCGGCACTGAAACAGGCGGCCAAGGACGGGGTGGACGTGCGCCTGCTGGTACCGCGCTCCAGCGACATCGGCTGGATCGCCACGGTGTCGCGCACGCTGTACCGTCCGCTGCTCGAAGCCGGGGTCAGGGTCTTTGAATGGAACGGGCCGATGGTGCATGCCAAAACGGCAGTGGCCGATGGCCGCTGGGCCCGCATCGGTTCCAGCAACCTGAATCTCTCCAGCTGGCTGGCCAATCGCGAGCTGGATGTTGCCATTGAGGACGAGGGCATTGCCAGTGCCATGGCCGTGAAGTTTATCGAGGATCTGGCGCAATCGACCGAGATCGTGCTGAAAGGCTCGCGGCGCCGGCCTCAGTTGTCGGCACCACGTGAAGTGGACCTGGCACAGTCTGTCCTTGAACTGATGCATCCGGGCACCAACGCCCGGCGTGCCTCGGCCGCCGCGCGCCAGGCGGCACGCATCAGTGACGCACTGGGCGCCGTGGTGCGCGGCACCCGCCCGGTGGAGAGCAGTGAGGCCGCCTCGTTCCTGTCGATCGGACTGGCGTTGCTGGCCACGGCGTTGCTGGTCGGTTTCTTTCCCTATCTGGTGGCCGCACCGCTGGTGCTGGCGCTGGTCATCAGCGGCGGCGGCATCGCCCTGCGCTCGCTCGGCCTGATGTGGCAGCGACATCGCCGGCAGGGGGATCTGCCGCCCAGACATGAGCCTCCTCGGGACAAGAACGGCTGAAATGCTTTAGCGCCGGGATGGCAGCAACTGATCCAGCACCTGGCGCACCCCTGCCTGCCAGTCCGGCAGCGTCAGGCGGTAATCCTGCATCAGCTTGTGGCAATCCAGCGAGGAGTTGGCCGGACGGGGCGCCGGCAGTGGATAGGCCGATGCCGGAATGCCTTCGACCTCGCGCACCATGAGCGGGGCCCCGCGCAGACGGGCTTCGGCAAAAATGAAACGGGCATAGTCACACCAGCTGGTGCGTCCCTGCGCCGTCAGATGATAGGTCCCCAGAGGCAGCGAATCCGCTGCGGCGATGGCTTGCTGCAGCATGGCCGCGCTCACCTCGGCGATCAGCGCCGTGGAGGTCGGGGCGCCGAACTGATCCGCCACGATGCGCAGCTGCTCGCGTTCGGCGCCGAGTCGCAGCATGGTCTTGAGGAAGTTGCCACCATGCGCGCCAAACACCCAGCTGGTACGCAGAATCAGATGACGGCAGCCACTGGCCCGAATCGCTTCCTCTCCCCGGCATTTGCTGCGGCCATAGGCCGACTGCGGAGCCGTGGCATCCTCCTCGCGGTATGGCCTGTCCAGCTGACCATCAAACACATAATCAGTGGAGTAATGCATCAGCAGCGCCTCATGGCGGGCCGCCCAGTGCGCCATGGCTGCCGGGGCGTGCGCATTGACCGCCATGGCCTGAGCCTCTTCGCTTTCTGCTCGATCGACTGCCGTATAGGCCGCCGGATTGATGATAATGGCCGGCTGCCACTGGTCGAGCCGGGCCTGGATCGATGATGCATCGGCCAGGTCCATCTCGGCCCGGCTCACGGCATGTACCTCACCCAGCGGAGCCAGCGCTGTCTGCAGGACATGCCCCAGCTGGCCACTGACACCGGTCAGCAGGATCCGGCTCATGCGCGATCCCCGTACTGCTTTGCCACCCAGTCGCGATAGTGCCCGCTCACCACGTTCTGCACCCAGTCCTGGTTGGACAGGTACCACTGCACCGTCTGACGGATACCGCTGTCAAAGGTCTGCTGCGGTTTCCAGCCCAGCTCGCTTTCCAGCTTGCGCGCATCAATGGCATAGCGGCGGTCATGACCGGGGCGATCCTGCACGAAGGTGATCTGGCTGGCATAGGACTGGCCATCGGCACGGGGACTGAGCGCATCCAGCGTGGCACACAAGGTATGCACCACCTCCAGATTGGTTTTTTCGTTCCAGCCACCGACGTTATAGGTTTCCCCCAGTTTGCCTGCGGCCAGCACACGGCGAATGGCGCTGCAGTGGTCCTTGACGTACAGCCAGTCGCGCACTTGCCGGCCATCGCCATAAATCGGCAACGGCTTGCCGGCCAGGGCGTTGAGGATCACCAGCGGAATCAGCTTTTCCGGAAAATGGAAGGGGCCGTAGTTATTGCTGCAATTGGTGGTCAGTACCGGCAGGCCATAGGTATGGTGCCAGGCGCGCACCAGGTGATCCGAGGCGGCCTTGCTGGCGGAATAAGGGCTGTTTGGCTCGTAGCGGCTGCTTTCGACAAAGGCCGCATCTTCCGGCGCCAGCGAGCCATAGACCTCGTCGGTGGAAACGTGCAGGAAGCGGAATGCCTCCCGTTCGCCGGCCGGCAGGTCCTGCCAGTAGGCACGAACCGCCTCCAGCAGATTGAAGGTACCGACAACATTGGTCTGAATGAATTCACCCGGACCATGGATAGAACGATCGACATGCGATTCGGCGGCAAAATTGAGCACCGCACGCGGCTGATGCTGCGCCAGCAGCGCCGCGACCAGCGAGCGGTCACCAATATCACCCTGCACGAAGACATGACGCGCATCATGGCGCAGCGAGGACAGGGTCTCGAGATTGCCGGCATAGGTCAGCTTGTCGAGATTGACCACCGGCTCATCGCTGCCGGCCAGCCAGTCGAGCACAAAATTGCCACCGATAAAGCCGGCTCCGCCGGTCACCAGAATCGTCATGCTGCATCACCTGAAAGCAGATCAAGCCGAGATCATAACGCCAATGGCTGGATTATTCAGCCAGCGCCTGCGCCAGATCCGCCAGGATGTCGTCGATATCCTCGATGCCGATGGACAGACGCAACTGCCCCTCGCGCACACCAAGCTGCTGCTTGAGCTCGGCCGGCATGGCGCCGTGCGACATGCTGGCGGAGTGATTGACCAGCGACTCCACGCCCCCCAGTGATTCGGCCAGGGCAAACAACTGCAGACGCTGGGCCACCCGACCGGCCGCCTCGCGGGTGTTGTCTTTCAGGTAGATGGTAATGACGCCACCAAAGCGCTTCATCTGCCTGGCGGCCAGTGCATGGCCGGGGTGCGCCGGCAGCCCGGGGAAGAAGACCTTCTCCACCGAGGCTTGCTGGCACAGCCAGCGGGCGACCACCTCGGCATTGTCGCAATGGCGCTCCATGCGCAGGGCGAGCGTCTTGATGCCGCGCAGAGTCAGGAAGCAATCCTGCGGCCCGGGTACGC from Paludibacterium sp. B53371 includes:
- the tviB gene encoding Vi polysaccharide biosynthesis UDP-N-acetylglucosamine C-6 dehydrogenase TviB → MHLQDVKLAVVGLGYVGLPLAVEFGRKRSVVGFDINQRRINDLKCGSDYTLETTSDELAAAKLLTYTAEIDDLRACNCYIITVPTPIDEYKRPDLTPLIKASETVGKVLAKGDIVIYESTVYPGCTEEDCAPVLEKFSGLKLNQDFYCGYSPERINPGDKEHRVTTIKKITSGSTPEIADLIDALYNEIITVGTHKAESIKVAEAAKVIENTQRDLNIALVNELALIFNKMDIDTEAVLKAAGSKWNFLPFRPGLVGGHCIGVDPYYLTHKAQAIGYHPEIILAGRRLNDSMGAYVAAQLVKSMIKKRIQVEGAKVLIMGLSFKENCPDLRNTRVVDIVAELKDYNCVVEVYDPWVSVDEARHEYNISPIPEPHSGSYDAIVLAVSHYQFKSMGAAAIRALGKPNSVLYDLKYVLTAQESDLRL
- a CDS encoding FAD-dependent oxidoreductase: MGDVFQFMNLARNPGEKVDAEVRKIEFKEIYQPLNREDAGEQAGRCLSCGNPYCEWECPVHNYIPNWLELVKQGRLFDAAELSHKTNSLPEICGRVCPQDRLCEGACTLNQGGFGAVTIGSVEKYITDEAFKAGWRPDMSRVSFCNKKVAIIGAGPAGLACADVLVRNGVRPVVFDRYEEIGGLLTFGIPEFKLEKAVVRRRREIMEGMGVEFCLNTEIGRDIKIEPLLQEYDAVFMGMGAYQYMKGGFPGEDLPGVLEALPYLINNVRQSMGTLPAGEAPLNMQGKRVVVLGGGDTAMDCNRTAIRQGAESVICAYRRDEANMPGSRREVANAKEEGVEFLWQRQPLGIERAADGSLRVKLAETRLGEPDAKGRRNAEIVPGSEEILECDHVLIAFGFQAEAASWFEAQGVKVDGRGRTVVSSRGEFKYQTANPKIFAGGDMVRGADLVVRAVFEGREAAEGILGWLGR
- the gltB gene encoding glutamate synthase large subunit; the encoded protein is MDRQRWLEGTLYQPDFEQDSCGFGLITQLDDKPSHWIVKTAIESLAKLTHRGAVAADGKSGDGCGLLFKKPDGFLREVAAAEGITLKAVYAAGLVFHHPDTAQGLASIAALRGAIEGQELEYAGLRQVPVDPAACGEYALQTLPSIGQVFVNCPFGMDELTFQRRLYMARRQAEKANKAQDSYFYIPTLSPHTLSYKGLVTPDNLTRFFLDLQDERFESSLAVFHQRFSTNTWPQWKLAQPFRYLAHNGEINTVQGNRNWARARERIMASPHLDMEQVRPIVQTDGSDSMSLDNMLEGLLMGGIGLFRALRLLVPPAWQNGDSTDKDLRAFYEFNSMHMEPWDGPAGIVLTDGRYAACILDRNGLRPARWVLTRDNILTIASEVGVWDYKPEDVVRKGRVKPGQLFAADLQTGELLMPEEIDAQLKSAKPYRQWIKDNAKYLELSIDDDSTLEPMPADELATFQKLYNLTREERDQILRVLADDAQEPVGSMGDDTPMAVLSGQVRSPFDYLRQQFAQVTNPPIDPIREAVVMSLNSVFGPERNMFDESAEHAKRLEVRSPVLSHEKFQRVTTRPEPYLKATSFDLCYDPAETDLKTAIEQLAQHVVEAVREGTVIVVLSDRHITPQRLPIHALFATGAVHHALIDSGLRCKTNIVVETATVRDAHQMACLIGFGATAVYPYLAYQSIIDLVHRGDLQLKVNEALQHYRRGINKGLLKVLSKMGISTIASYRGAQLFEAVGLNDEVIALCMKGTVSRIGGADFADFADDQKKLARQAFNPLRDIKQGGLLKYVHGEEYHAYNPDVVMTLQEAVQNDDYNAYLRYAELVNQRPAAMFRDLMQLKLADQPVSLDDVEPVESLLKRFDSAGMSLGALSPEAHEALAIAMNRLGGRSNSGEGGEDPERYGTEKMSRIKQVASGRFGVTPHYLVNADVLQIKVAQGAKPGEGGQLPGDKVSPLIARLRCSKPGISLISPPPHHDIYSIEDLAQLIFDLKQVNPQALVSVKLVAEPGVGTVAAGVAKAYADLITISGYDGGTGASPLTSVKYAGSPWELGLTEAQQVLRANGLRGRVRVQTDGGLKTGLDVVKAAIMGAESFGFGTGPMIALGCKYLRICHLNNCATGVATQELKLRSKYFTGLPERVMNYFLFVARETREWMARLGVTRMEDLIGRFDLLELLPGETARQQKLQLGALLSQGSIPADVPRYCTEASNPSFDKGELAEEVLRAAAPAIEQRQMLRLEFPIDNVNRSMGARLSGEIARKHGAAGLPDGCLTVKFTGSAGQSFGVWNAPGLHLELEGDANDYVGKGMAGGRVVIYPPKNAAYVAHESIIIGNTCLYGATGGQLYAAGVAGERFGVRNSGALAVIEGAGDHCCEYMTGGCVIVLGEAGYNFGAGMTGGFAFVYDPTEKFAYRYNNELIDIHLINGEAMGTYRAFLLEKLARHVELTGSEMGRKMLQDFDDYVDDFWLVKPKAAKLDSLLKD
- a CDS encoding phosphatidylserine/phosphatidylglycerophosphate/cardiolipin synthase family protein; translation: MTHPPSTETDQRSIRLLADQAFARSAGAPLINGNQVELLFDSTQNFPAWLQAIESASESILIEMYLFADDDYGRRVRSALIDKAMNGVAVYLLYDALGCWREHWRGFFKPLRLAGAQVRAYNPINPLRGLGLLGRNHRKLIVVDRQLAFVSGLCISSRWEGDARRHLQPWRDTGVALRGPVVDEAVAAFADSWVSCGPALQLPPLPPAPIAHQPAPVAVRLIATTPSTAHMMRLDLLITSFARKTLWLTDAYFMGTSLYLSALKQAAKDGVDVRLLVPRSSDIGWIATVSRTLYRPLLEAGVRVFEWNGPMVHAKTAVADGRWARIGSSNLNLSSWLANRELDVAIEDEGIASAMAVKFIEDLAQSTEIVLKGSRRRPQLSAPREVDLAQSVLELMHPGTNARRASAAARQAARISDALGAVVRGTRPVESSEAASFLSIGLALLATALLVGFFPYLVAAPLVLALVISGGGIALRSLGLMWQRHRRQGDLPPRHEPPRDKNG
- the rfbD gene encoding dTDP-4-dehydrorhamnose reductase — encoded protein: MSRILLTGVSGQLGHVLQTALAPLGEVHAVSRAEMDLADASSIQARLDQWQPAIIINPAAYTAVDRAESEEAQAMAVNAHAPAAMAHWAARHEALLMHYSTDYVFDGQLDRPYREEDATAPQSAYGRSKCRGEEAIRASGCRHLILRTSWVFGAHGGNFLKTMLRLGAEREQLRIVADQFGAPTSTALIAEVSAAMLQQAIAAADSLPLGTYHLTAQGRTSWCDYARFIFAEARLRGAPLMVREVEGIPASAYPLPAPRPANSSLDCHKLMQDYRLTLPDWQAGVRQVLDQLLPSRR